Proteins encoded within one genomic window of Polyodon spathula isolate WHYD16114869_AA chromosome 32, ASM1765450v1, whole genome shotgun sequence:
- the LOC121303466 gene encoding oligodendrocyte transcription factor 3-like — MDSDAGSTSSRASSPEFVEGGSSFFSNKMFEAYCKEQERQHGALQLQDKAGGKMKAKRDGMEEDMQDGRLKVNSRERKRMHDLNQAMDGLREVMPYAQGPSVRKLSKISTLLLARNYIMMLSSSLDEMKKLVSDVYGNGQQNHGPRCGPIRPPPAQVAMHPLTQSLHSIMGAATMPPCSSSPHSPPSSGYLGFRPTMPSLSSAYRHFPGMPCPCSLCQPLPASIASLSSLSMSK; from the coding sequence ATGGATTCAGATGCCGGGTCTACCTCTAGCCGGGCTTCCTCCCCTGAATTCGTGGAAGGCGGCTCAAGTTTCTTCTCCAACAAGATGTTCGAGGCTTATTGCAAGGAGCAGGAGAGGCAGCACGGGGCCCTGCAGCTGCAGGACAAAGCTGGAGGCAAGATGAAAGCCAAGAGGGACGGCATGGAGGAAGACATGCAGGACGGGAGGCTGAAGGTGAACAGTCGAGAGCGCAAGAGGATGCACGACCTGAACCAGGCCATGGACGGCCTCCGAGAGGTCATGCCGTACGCCCAGGGGCCCTCGGTCAGGAAGCTCTCCAAAATCTCCACCCTGCTGCTGGCCCGAAACTACATCATGATGCTGTCCAGCTCTTTGGACGAGATGAAGAAGCTAGTGAGCGACGTGTACGGGAACGGGCAACAGAACCATGGGCCAAGGTGTGGACCCATCAGGCCGCCCCCTGCCCAGGTCGCCATGCACCCTTTGACCCAGTCTCTGCACTCCATTATGGGTGCAGCCACGATGCCTCCTTGCTCCAGCTCCCCACACTCCCCGCCCTCTTCAGGATACCTGGGATTCAGGCCCACCATGCCGTCTTTGAGCAGTGCTTACAGGCACTTTCCTGGGATGCCTTGCCCCTGCTCCCTGTGCCAACCTCTGCCAGCTTCCATAGCAAGCTTATCCAGCTTATCCATGAGCAAATAA